Sequence from the Mytilus galloprovincialis chromosome 10, xbMytGall1.hap1.1, whole genome shotgun sequence genome:
TTAATAAAGATACGAAAGAAATTACAATCTTTTGGAGTtattggctatttattttattgGATGTGTACAGTAAAAAATCTTCGTAAGATGGGGTGGAGAAACCCGAAATATCTTTGTTGTCCTTTACTGTTTTTAATATACATAATTGAAACCTTTCATGACATAAATAATTTAGCTAAACCTTTTGCAGAGTATACTTCGCTTTCCTCGCTCTCGGGACAATGGGGATCAATAATTAGTATTAGatacaatacaaaggtaacaaagaaacagtccggtaacaaccgttgccggatagtttttctgcacgagtagtcaggtcaaggtccgaggcgctagccgaggaccttgacctgactacaagtgcagaaaaactatacgGCAGGTTGTTTCCGGCCtgttttattgttacttttgttttgtatctgacttgtacgacgtttcaaggaaGAAGTATTACATTTTGAAGCTGAATATTTGAGAAACTTCAAGGGCCTCAActcagtaaatgtaagttatagaataaacacattttttttcattttccttcaacggagtttttttcagaaaaaaaaatcaggaatctaataatttgataaaaacaaaagaaccaTTTCGAGTATAAGATTTATGTTATCAagtttgagacttttttaaaatgcaacttcgttgaaatgttatatatttaagaaatattttagtggtaagaaAGCTAACGTTTAATTTTATGGGTGAAACGAAAAGCGGGAGGGGGCcttaattgatttgaaataaacaggctgtgatctttactttgatgaaaaaatgcaggatgtgccatttCTTTTCCCCATTCCCCCTttaaacattttgtgaaaatcgcACGTTTGctgtcaaatacatgaatttaatattcagtgggGGAGGGGTGCCGGGGGTTGgaatcccttttttttttttaaccatcaatgcatttgaatgtggaCAAATAGTGGAAACCCACTTTTTTCCTGGGTTGGGAACTCCTTTCCTAAagtgactggatccgccccttatagatttgaattcaacttataattaaattcaataacaatataaatgtatcaaaagaatgaattttctACTTTGTTATTGAGtgacatgttataaaaaaaggatttttgttctgttattgtatatattaagacaattactttaaaaaaataaaatcatgcatGCTCGGtctctgcaagtgttgatcgcgattaattaaacacgtgttactatatgacCAATCGCAGCCAACCGTCCAAAATTGAGGCCTGACATAAGTTAAATGATTTTCTTCAAgagttgctgcttatttggacatgTATTACACGAACACTTCTttatttataggatcaatcgtgcattggtgagttgatagggattttatcttttgaggAGATTTGAttcttatttacatattttctatcttttttaattgaaatataagcGTCGGTATCATCATTTCTTCACTTTCAGCATTATCTAAAATTACTATTCATATCCATGCTccataaaaagggggaggggtatgtaCTTTTCTAAATATATCAACTATTTACATTTACAACACCATCacccagtatatatatatatatattttgaataagcactatatatatatatatacgaaaaatcaggaatcatgcagatcattaatttgttatctgcttgaccatagtaatttttttctcataaaatttggaatcaaaatatcttttttattaggAGAAAAACATACCCCCCCTTTTAGAAGTTAAATGTACGAACCTATTAgtatactgatatgaatagtattttactggaaatgtttttaaaaaaaatattgatgataacgaaaatattttattaaaatagacaggaaatatgtCGGTGAACCAGAaggttcaaatctaattgaaagttaaagtgcccatgaactcattgttcatgcacgagtgattctattcataaaacgtgtccgtgtaacaactaaaaagagtccgtgtatcatctaaaaagagtccgtgtaacacccgttaatgtactgtttttctatagctctgcggggggcaaagtcgtacaactATAGAAAATATCCTAGCTTGGAGATTtgtacagccgattgcattgagtatgtaggtaaaggtaataccTTTGGTTAGCCTGCTTGATGACTGAacagtgaagtcattattaggttaggttaAACTAACCTCCTTGAAGAGTCGACTAGTCCGATAGATACAtgtaaccaatctatctgtctgcaAATGCTACTTCCAAAGGAAGGTAGTAGATAGAATAGCGCCAAGAAACTATCAAACTAAACTGTAAGACAATAGTTAATTTACatcctttaaaaatatatagaGGCGACAGATATCAATGGGAGAATCATCTCAAGTTCTAAGTCAAAGAGAGACCGAAAAAATCGTGTCCCCCAAACAATAAAACGACGAAAAGACTGCAAAACATCACATCAAAAAGCTAAATTAAGTCgtaaatacattttgaaataacaaaccaagaaaagaaaaatgataaaattgagaatggaaatggggaatatgtcaaagagacaacaacccgaccatagaacagacaacagtagaaggtcaccaataggtcttcaatgtagctcccgcacccggaggcgtccttcagctggccactaaacaaatacatgtatcaatagtagttcagtgataatggacgtcatactaaactccgaattaaacacaagaaactaaaattaaaaatcaaacacaTATACAAGTAAGATTTGACTCTGATAGTACATGTCTAATAGTGAAACTTatacagttttgtttttattctaaacTCTTTTAGACATGACGATCTTATAAAACGTATGCTTTTGGATTAAAAGGAGCCAAATAATATGTCAATGGTTCATCAATCCAACGACACAACTGATTAAAACCCATATATCTTCAACAAAAAAAGGTGTCTAAAATGTATGGAAAGCTCTTAGAACGAATAAAATTGCAACTGCTTCTACGGAGACAGGAGTTTAccttttcatatacatgtatcacactcCTTGCAAAtcttgacaaaaagaaaaaggcCATGACGGTAAAAAAGGACACACTCTGTTAATTTTCAGATAAAACGACATTCGTATAACCAATATACGTGATGGCGATATGTTTTCCTATTGATCTCAATATTCTGAATGATTTCTTATGTGTTTGACACATCAAAGGAAATGAAGTGTAAATATGCAAGAATTCTTAATAACAAATTTGAGATATGAAAACACCATGCATAAATCTCAAAAGAATCGATTTTTAAGATTTAACAAGTATTCAAGTGGTACGACGAGCTAAACTACTGGCAGCATTTCATAAGATCCTCATAAGGATTTTTGAATACATAAATATCTTGCTTATCGTAAATGAATACATAGTTATCCTTTTTCTTTAAACCACCTCAACCAACACCCACCGAGATTCAATACATTCCGTTAAGTCTACACAAGGCAATACCGTGCATGAACAAGTATCAGTAAAACAGAATGGCTAGTTGCTGTTTCCAAAACCAGGATTAGCTTATTGTCAGTCACTGCAAAACATTCGTTATTACAAGCCACCAAAACGATGccgttttttttgggggggggggggggtcgtacATAAGACAGAACTCCTCTCCCCTAACATAGTGGCTAAGCAATCACACAAATTATAACAGCACACTATATTTTGTTAGGACAAGAATGTTTACAGAAAAGGGTAGAAACGAGTCAATTTTAAGTTAAcagattttaaaaattcattgaaatagataataaggtatagaagaagaagaagaagatgctttatttccataaaatgggctcacaaggagcataatataatatcaatataatattgttcttttacaaatataataaacaatacagtatacataattacaaacacaaataagtaACAACAGATTCATGTATTAGTATATAGGAGTATACATAAAACCTTCGTCTCAGGTACACCTCTAGAAAGTAACAAAAAGAATACTGTGAGTAGGCTAAATATATCTAGCTGAACTGCAGGAGGCACCAAGGGACGGTGCTATATGGCATGGTGGgtgcatattaaaatgtgtatcgGGACATTAATGATATGGTAAGATATTGTAAGAAGTTGCATATAACTGGTATGACATCCTCGTGCTTGGTGCAGAGGAGTCAGTACTATTTAAAGTGACACAACTGCAAGAGGCACCAAGGGACAAGACAATGCTAATTGACATGCCAAAGTGCACATATTacgaaaaagataaaatattaccagtttaataaaaaatatcacaaacagaAAGGTAATAGAACTTATACGATGTGTCCTGTACCCCACCATGCCAACCTCGTGCCTAGTGCAGAAAGCctgatttaaatatttatcttttaaattatattttgtcTTCATCAACTAACTCACAGACAGATATATGTTTTTATCCTGGCGCAATCAGCCTTGTATTGTACAAATAAATGgtacacaaataaatgtttgcactatttgtacttgtacaaataaagtctcctgtTATCCCACTTCTATGTTGAGCAAGCGGTAATAtggatatttgtttttcgtcctgtttctaaagcacatacaaataaattttatattttccgacaatgtacatatatatgtcgAGGGTAAAATCAGATGATTTTGATTATTAAAATTACCAGACCAGTAtacctgattttttttaacattgttcgAAATTTCATTTTAAGACAGGCACAGTATAGGGGATGATTCTTTTTGTAAGAAcgtgatttataaacaaaaaagaaaaatttcacACATATCTACtgcttaatatatataaatatataatgaaatttcGTATCTAAAACTTATTATTTTATGTATCAGCATCATGACCATACCCTTCCGGATTGTCTGAGATCACCACTGgcttttggtggtgttcgtgttgctcagtttttaatttttctttgtgtgttttgtatactaGCATGTGTTATAGcctatttatttttagtttgacAGTATTTTTGGGCTTGCGATTTGAGTGTCCCTTTcgactctctctctctctctaacaTCAAGTTATAGGTGTGGAAGTTACTGAAATCATAAGTCAGAGAAGCCATACTTTGGTAGGAGGTTAAAAGAACTCTTCCAGAAGTATTGTAAAATTAGTTAATTGATTGTAGATCTTAACTTGTCATAACGTAACTTGTATATACAACCTTACACAAGTCAGTATTGTAAAATGTACATAAATTGACCTACTTCTTAGTAAAAAAAACCCGCTGTTTTACACTTTTAttctttttgtcattttagggcATAACATGTGAAATAATTGTATAGACACTTGTTCTATTGTTTGGAACCTAATGCTGACCTTCTAATGTGTTTCGTTTTTTTGTATTGTTGGATTGCTGACTCATTCACTCATACACATTTTGGTATCAGAATATATGCCCATAACAGAGCACACATTAAATGTCGTCAAAGAGAcatcccgaccaaagagcagacaacagccgaagacctcCAATGATCCATTCTTTCTTATCTTTTAatgacattttcaaatttaaaacggaCATGACACGTGTGTATTACAGTTATTAGAACCAATGTACTAGTATTTCTATCCTTTGCCGTACCAAACATATCTGTCAGATCATTTTGCATTACCTACGAATTAATGATGGAAATAGAAAACCGCAAGTCGATGATAGACAGAAAACACAAATGTTAGCCAATCTCCAATAACACACTTAAAATAATTTCCATATAAATATTAGAATTTACAAAGAGCGCAACAACTTTTAAAAGAAACAGCGAAAATATCCCCAAACTACAATATCATGATGAACCGAATTGCTTGAAATTTCTGGAGTATTAGCAAGACAAGACATgtcttttgttaaaattttattactAACACTTATGAATTAACAATCACAAATAAATTAACTTCATCTTCAACATCATTCAAATTTATTGTTTGCTCTTAATCAAAAATTAATTTCTGTATGACATATATTTGATCAATTCTTAAACAATGAGTtgtcaacatttttttctatcataGCAAATATATCAATCAGGTTGGTGATAATGCTAGTCAATTTGTCTAGATATCTAACATTTAACTGTCTTCTGTGGTTGGTGAACACCCAATATGATCCTTAGATATCTCATCGCAAGTAAAAGTTTCGTCTGGAACAAACGGTGGTATTTtttcattggttgtagttgaCCCTACCGTGGTGATGGTAGTTCCCTTTGAAGTTTCGGTCATTGTTGGCTTGTGCTTCCTCATTGTTGAGATGGATCCACATCGACAGAAAATAGTCGTGTAAGCTTCTGAGAACTGCTTGTTACAAACCATGTAGATAATAAAGTTTACTGAAGAGTTGATCATGGACAACAGGAGGCTTAAATCACTGAACACAACGAAGATGTTATGATACTTTCCAAAAAACTCAAAGCCATCAACGAACCTGGAAACCAGTAGAAGCAGGGAACCTGGTGTTGTACATATCAAACAAACTGCTGAAATAATCAATAACATCCTTGTGATCTTGTCTTCGGACTTACTGTCTGTCTTTGATGACGTCATTGCTTTACGCCTCAAACTTCTTCGCTGCAGATTAATGataattattaaattaaaaagcATAGTAAGGAAAACCGGTAGGTAACGAAACAGGACGGTGCCGAGTATTTCATTATGAACGGTCAAGATATCCTCATAGGAACTGTAGAACTCACTTGTTGATATGAAGTAGGAAGTTGTATTCGTTCTCCGACTGAACATGGATCCAACTTTGTACTGGAATGCAATAGGACTCAAGAAAACGAAAGTTAGAATATAAATTACAATCACAGCCATAATCATTCTCTGTTTAGATACCCAGACTTTAATCTTCAGGGGAAATGTAACAGCAATGAGTCTCTCGATGGAGACGAGAACAACAAGCCATGCTGAAACACGACTAAATGATGTTATGACAAAGAAAAGGGGTCCAAATATAGTTGCCGTGTAGATCTCCTCTGCGTATTCATCGATCAGACTGATAAGACAGGAAGATTTTCTGGTCATGTTTGTAATCAGAAAGCATAGGTCGGCAAAGGTAATGGCGATAAGTATGACACCAGTGCTGTTCCTTAGTTTCTTCTGTATCAATATAACAAGACTCATAATGTTGCCTGTGGACCCAAATAAAGTAATGATAGGGAATATGATACATTGAAGAACAAACAGTATGTCATCTGAGGTTTGTTGAGTAATGACATTGTGTGGATTATTCCATGGTATTAAGTAGCTCTGTCTCACAGGACTTGTTCTGTTCGAGATTCCAACAGAAGTGTTCACATAGGTTTCGACCTCTGTTTTTGATGTTGTGGTCACATTTTCCATCGTCaactataaaatagaaaaaacGTTCTCgtaaatttacatttaaaattactGCATAGTTATTTTTGCGGTTAAGGTATAACAAGGCCATATGTTTTTGTGTCCATTAAAATTAGTACGAAACTGTAGAACAAGATGGACTTAAAGGGATGAACATTTGATGTTCCAAGGTAGGATTTTGGGAATGAATATGCTAGCGGTGAAATCTTTGCCCCCgacattaagaaaataaaaaatgcaagacAATGTAGAAAATAGTTCTGCATGTGTTGAAATATATTTTGGAGAATGAATATTCCATCAAAAGATCATATGGGGCCAgaaccagatgcacatttcgacaaatataaagatgtcaatctgtatgaaataTCATTGGGTAAAACCTttgcttatttttattttcccCAAGTACCCCTTTCAGttcaaatatgtaaattttgaCATGATAATGGCATCAAGAATGCTCTTCTGTTCATTGTTCACTAATCTGTTCATTTATCAATCAAATTTTGGGAGGCTTGCAACTTCAATCATTATTGCAATTTCAGTTGTGGGTTCAAATAACggatctttcgttcctcttttactCGTAAAGTTTTGGcgtaaacatttttttgaaaattataactggctatttaaatatcaatctcggacttggtgtgtcagtgtaagatcaccacTCAGCCTCCggccaactttttttttatcactgtGAAAAAGACACTTTTAAAGTTTGTCTTTTTAACAAATCTGTTTTACATGAATGAAGGTTACTCATGAATAATGATAATAATCATGGTAGGTATAGTGCCCGTTTTTTTCAGTGAATCGGTccacttttttagctcacctggcccgaagggccaagtgagcttttcccatcacttggcgtccggcgtccgtcgtcgtcgtccgtcgtcgtcgtccgtcgtcgtccgtcgtcgtccgtcgtccgtcgtcgtccgtcgtccgtcgtcgttaacttttacaaaaatcttctcctccgaaactactgggccaaattaaaccaaacttggccacaatcatcattggggtatctagtttaaaaaatgtgtggcgtgacccggccaaccaaccaagatggccgccatggctaaaaatagaacataggggtaaaatgcagtttttggcttattactcaaaaaccaaagcatttagagcaaatctgacaggggtaaaattgtttatcaggtcaagatctatctgccctcaaattttcagatgaatccgacaacccgttattgggttgctgcccctgaactggtaattttagggaatttttgctgtttttggctattatcttgaatattattatagatagagataaactgtaaacagcaataatgttcagcaaagtaagatttacaaataagtcaacatgaccaaaatggtcagttgacccctttaggagttattgacctttatagtcattttttaaccatttttcgtaaatcttagttatcttttacaaaaatcttctcctctgaaactactgggccaaattaatccaaacttggccacaatcatctttgggatatctagtttaaaaaatgtgtggcgtgacccggccaaccaaccaagatggccgccatggctaaaaatagaacataggggtaaaatgcagtttttggcttataactcaaaaaccaaagcatttagagcaaatctgacatctggttaaagtgtttatcaggtcaagatctatctgtcctgaaattttcagatgaatcagacaacctgttgttgggttgctgcccctgaattggtaattttaaggaaattttgctgtttttggttattatcttgaatattattatagatagagataaattgtaaacagcaattatgttcagcaaagtaagatttacaaataagtcagcatgaccaaaatggtcagttgacccctgaaggagttattgccctttatagtcaatttttaaccatttttttcgtaaatcttagtaatcttttacaaaagtcttcttctctgaaacttctgggccaaattaaagtaaactaaacttggccacaatcatcattggggtaacttgtttaaaaaatgtgtggcgtgacctggccaatcaaccaaaatggctgccacggctaataatagaacataggggtaaaatgcagtttttggcttataactcaaaaaccgaagcattaagagaaaatctgacagggtttaattgtttattaggtcaagatctatctgccctgatgttttcacatggatcggacaacccgttgttaggttactgtcctgaattggtaattttaaggaaattttgccgttttttgttattatcttgaatattattatagatagagataaactgtatacagcaataacgttcagtaaaataagatctacaaataagtttacatgaccaaaatagtcaattgaccccttaaggagttattgccctttacagttaatttttaacatttttcataaatttttgtaaattttttgaaaatattttccactgtaattactgggccaagttcattatagatagagataattgtagcaacaagaatgctcagtaaagtaagatctacaaacacatcactatcaccaaaacacaattatgtcatgaatttatccgtgtccattgtttaatatgcacaagaccaaggtgagcgacacaggctctttagagcctctagttgggtAATTAATACAGATAGCGTTTGACATCTTTAGCTgaacagatttatcattttttcataacttaattcattgtatgctggttcatattctggacaccagtctttgctcctttctaatataattcacaaacaaaaaacaaataggaagcttagaaatggaaaaatattaaatacttaactcgttcaaagggtaattacacgtctcaatcttcaaaatcgcctatctaaaaatactaccatcgctaacatttttagctcacctggcccgaagggccaagtgagcttttctcatcacttggcgtccgtcgtccatcgtcgtccgtcgtcgtcgtcgtccgtcgtcgttaacttttacaaaaatcttctcctctgaaactactgggccaaatcaaaccaaacttggccacaatcatcattggggtatctagtttaaaaaatgtgtggcgtgacccggtcaaccaaccaagatggccgccacggctaaaaatagaacataggggtaaaatgcagtttttggcttataactcaaaaaccaaagcatttagagcaaatctggggtaaaaatgtttatcaggtcaagatctatctgccctgaaattttcagatgaatcggtcaatcggttgttgggttgctgcccctgaattggtaattttgaggaaattttgctgtttttggttattatcttgaatattattatagatagagataaactgtaacagcaataatgttcagcaaagtaagatctacaaataagtcaacatgaccaaaatggtcagttgacctgtttaggagttattgccctttatagtcaatttttaaccatttttcgtaaatcttagttatcttttacaaaaatcttctcctctgaaactactgggccaaattaatccaaacttggccacaatcatctttgggatatctagtttaaaaaatgtgtggcgtgacccggccaaccaaccaagatggccgccatggctaaaaatagaacataggggtaaaatgcagtttttggcttataactcaaaaaccaaagcatttagagcaaatctgacatctggttaaaatgtttatcaggtcaagatctatcttccgtgaaattttcagatgaatcagtcaatcggttgttgggttgctgcccctgaattggtaattttgaggaaattttgctgtttttggttattatcttgaatattattatagatagagataaattgtaaacagcaataatgttcagcaaagtaagatctacaaataagtcaacatgaccaaaatggtcagttgacccctttaggagttattgccctttatagtcaatctttaaccatttttcataaatctaagtaatcttttacaaaatctccactgaaactactaggccacaatcatctttggggtatctagtttgaaaaatgtgtccgatgacctggccattcaaccaagatggccgccacggctaaaaatagaacataggggtaaaatgcagtttttggcttataactatgaattcaaagcatctagagcaaatctgacaagaagttaaattgttaatcaagtcaatatctatctgccctgaatttttcagatgaattggacaactggttgttgggttgctgccctccaattggtaatttttaaagaaattttgcagtttttggttatcttgaatactattatagatagcgataaactgtaaacagcaataatgttcagcaaagtaagatctacaaataagtcaacatgacctaaatggtcaattgaccccttaaggagttattgccctttatagtcaatttttaacaattttcattaatttggtaaatatatgtaaatttttaccaaatatagttctctgttactaatgggcaaagttcattatagatataattgtaagaggcaaaatcgttcagtaaagtaagaacttcaaacacatcaccatcaccaaaatacaattttgtcatgaatccatttgtgtcctttgtttaatatgcacatagaccaaggtgagcgacacaggctctttagagcctctagtttgagtGGCGAAACATGCTATCAGGCTAGTTACTTGTTACTTCGCAATTATTCTTCATGACAATCTTCCTTTGAAAACTATGAATGCTTTGAGCACGAAGTCCGGGTTTTTTAACAAATGGTCCggtttttttcaataatattataatcaATTACGAAAGGAGTAAACAATCAGAAAAATCAATatatacctaaatattctaccaaaagaccgccccccccccccccgaaataaaataattaagaaTTACAATAACATTTGATTTGAATTGAAtggaatatttaatataaaatggaCAACAGTTTATAATTGTATGCTATATGACCAAAAGGACCTAAAAAAATAAGCCAAATCTTCTGCCATATTCCCAAAATTATAAAGTTtctaaatttttcgaaaaataaaagaaattaattagataatatttgaaaaaaatgcacaACGTTAGTGTAAAAAAAGGTGTAGTGAATGTTGGTCATaagatttttatgattttattccGCCATAGGAAATCTGTATTATTTCacgcacaaaaaaaaaaaaaaaaaaacacactggaAAAATGAAGGACTGCTTTCGAAAAACACGGACATATTTATGAatttaatttccaaaatttccTTTTCATTGCAAAAACAAGaattttgtaaagtgtctgtaaGTCTAAGTATACATAGATAACATGTGCACATTTCCAttgacatttgcattggtatgtgtataATAACGGCTTTAATCTATATATTTGGGAATAAAGCAATCAGTGTAAGGCTATATATTAAAcgtttttaagataaaaaataatttaggattgataatatctaaaaatactaATTTACCCTTTATGATTTTGTATATAAAGTTCTAGAATCTTTCTTTCCCAGAAAATAAGTCGgtttgtttgcctttttttttatcatattcactcgaaaaaaaacctatcaaatcactcgaaaaaccacgatcccaGACGGGCTCAATACCTCCTGTGATAATTGCTGCTGGTAAAGCTATTGAAATCAGGATGAAGTACCctttttatgcagattttttttttatataactaacCTATAGTATCAATAAAAAAACGAGAATGAAATAtactcaatctaattaaaaaccgatctctcatcgctcctgtttttgatatgtcgcgtgggagatctaacgaaacccgctttgaggtcacatgtgagtgacctcgtaggtgtgtcttttacgaccaatgaaattgaatattccacgatcttggaagtt
This genomic interval carries:
- the LOC143047131 gene encoding putative G-protein coupled receptor B0563.6: MLTMENVTTTSKTEVETYVNTSVGISNRTSPVRQSYLIPWNNPHNVITQQTSDDILFVLQCIIFPIITLFGSTGNIMSLVILIQKKLRNSTGVILIAITFADLCFLITNMTRKSSCLISLIDEYAEEIYTATIFGPLFFVITSFSRVSAWLVVLVSIERLIAVTFPLKIKVWVSKQRMIMAVIVIYILTFVFLSPIAFQYKVGSMFSRRTNTTSYFISTSEFYSSYEDILTVHNEILGTVLFRYLPVFLTMLFNLIIIINLQRRSLRRKAMTSSKTDSKSEDKITRMLLIISAVCLICTTPGSLLLLVSRFVDGFEFFGKYHNIFVVFSDLSLLLSMINSSVNFIIYMVCNKQFSEAYTTIFCRCGSISTMRKHKPTMTETSKGTTITTVGSTTTNEKIPPFVPDETFTCDEISKDHIGCSPTTEDS